The following are from one region of the Candidatus Amarolinea dominans genome:
- a CDS encoding M1 family metallopeptidase, which translates to MTTSNQTWKERGARLAAGLMFASLLLLLAGCTLFNRPKPDPWAAYRAGLAPLSQNILDSRSDWPRYSLDLQIDPETRTIQGSQEVIITNDTQFTWGDLYFRLFPNLPHFDGEMEIASVQRAGRPLPFSYAADRTAIRVAPPQPVAPGASLTLDLIFSVEAPAPTESYVLFGASQGILNLPLAYPVLAVFDQAAAAASEPIPWRLDMPATYGDTAFTQAALYQVTATLPSTFTVVATGVLLGRTSSADGQDTWRWTSGPIREWMMTLSPDFHVVSTSAYSTTVNSYFLSGDEATGNEALQIAAAALRVYQDHYGRYPYPAMDIVASPLQYRGMEFPGLDLIGLGLYRQRTQDLEFLIVHEVAHQWWYNMVGNDPVRTPWLDEGLAEYSTYVYLEAVRGQAAADNLLANRWQTPVTYARNNGLDAVVNQPASAFGAGRYETIVYAKAALFFHAVRQEVGDDMFFRILKAYVQRYRFREVQPADFVSLAERLSGKSLAAIYNEWVLSYVTP; encoded by the coding sequence ATGACAACCTCGAACCAAACCTGGAAAGAACGCGGCGCCAGGCTGGCTGCCGGGCTGATGTTCGCCAGCCTGCTGCTGCTCCTGGCCGGCTGCACGCTCTTCAATCGCCCCAAGCCGGACCCCTGGGCGGCTTACCGGGCTGGCCTCGCGCCCCTCAGCCAAAACATCCTGGACAGCCGTAGTGATTGGCCCCGCTATAGCCTTGATCTGCAGATTGACCCTGAAACGCGCACGATCCAGGGTAGCCAGGAGGTCATCATCACCAATGACACGCAGTTCACCTGGGGCGACCTCTACTTCCGCCTCTTCCCGAACCTGCCGCATTTCGATGGCGAAATGGAAATTGCCAGCGTGCAGCGGGCGGGCCGGCCGCTGCCATTCAGCTACGCGGCCGACCGCACAGCCATTCGCGTGGCGCCGCCGCAGCCGGTAGCGCCGGGCGCTTCACTGACGCTCGACCTGATTTTTTCCGTGGAAGCGCCCGCGCCCACTGAGTCGTACGTTCTGTTTGGCGCCAGTCAGGGCATCCTCAATCTGCCGCTGGCCTATCCGGTCCTGGCCGTATTCGACCAGGCGGCCGCGGCCGCCAGTGAACCCATTCCCTGGCGCCTGGACATGCCCGCGACCTACGGCGACACGGCCTTCACCCAGGCCGCGCTCTACCAGGTGACCGCGACTCTCCCCAGCACGTTCACCGTCGTCGCCACCGGTGTGCTGCTTGGCCGCACATCATCCGCCGACGGTCAGGATACCTGGCGTTGGACCAGCGGCCCCATTCGTGAATGGATGATGACCCTCAGCCCCGATTTTCACGTCGTATCTACCAGCGCGTACAGCACCACGGTCAATTCGTATTTCCTGTCAGGCGATGAGGCCACTGGAAACGAAGCCCTGCAGATAGCCGCCGCGGCCCTGCGCGTCTACCAGGATCACTACGGCCGCTATCCCTACCCCGCGATGGACATCGTCGCCTCACCTCTGCAATACCGGGGGATGGAATTCCCAGGCCTCGATTTGATCGGACTGGGCCTCTATCGCCAACGGACGCAAGACCTGGAGTTTCTCATCGTGCATGAGGTGGCCCATCAGTGGTGGTACAACATGGTCGGCAATGACCCGGTGCGCACACCCTGGCTGGATGAGGGGCTGGCGGAGTATTCGACTTATGTCTACTTGGAGGCGGTACGCGGCCAGGCGGCGGCCGACAATTTGTTGGCTAACCGCTGGCAGACGCCGGTCACTTACGCGCGCAACAATGGCCTGGATGCCGTCGTCAATCAGCCGGCCAGCGCGTTCGGCGCCGGTCGCTACGAGACCATCGTCTACGCCAAAGCCGCACTGTTCTTCCACGCGGTGCGCCAGGAGGTAGGCGACGACATGTTCTTTCGCATCCTGAAGGCCTACGTACAGCGCTACCGTTTTCGTGAAGTGCAACCGGCCGATTTCGTCAGCCTGGCCGAACGCCTGAGTGGCAAGTCGCTGGCCGCCATTTACAATGAGTGGGTCCTGAGCTACGTCACGCCATGA
- a CDS encoding M1 family metallopeptidase, whose protein sequence is MGRTRIFRLSCLLLTAALLLSACAGLRRTPTPTPAATPVEPTRVAATPTDAASPAPTVMPSPTSLPPASAPLAPASWTDLTRFAQALRPTTQADLAAAQPPLHYQMDIRLDLEQRQISGRAWIRFTNNSPAPLTEIPLRLYPNLGRADTVLRIVALTIAGAPASPRLLAENSAAVVSLPQPLAPQATTELFLEFEATLPNEGGGNYSTFGYAAGVLALAQFYPTVPRIGSAGWELQTPPLFGDMTTADPGLYDVWVTAPAALTVVATGITVETKANPDDTKTWYLVGGPQREFNLVASNTFTLASRHVGDVTINAYFPSEHAKGGAAALDWASQAFSIYQQAFGAYPYTELDVVATPTDAGGVEYPGLVVIADRLYDQFDEVGSFFQIAVVHEVAHQWWYNLLGNDQVREPWLDEAITQYATVLFFEDRYGADGRAGVLESFTERWNRVKATNDQPIGLPVASYEGRAYGAIVYGKGPLFLLALREQMGDAVFVQFLKDFSAAYRWRTATADDFLATAETSCACQLDGLLAEWVFPP, encoded by the coding sequence TTGGGGCGCACCAGAATATTCCGCCTCTCGTGCCTGCTGCTGACCGCGGCGCTGCTCCTGAGCGCCTGCGCCGGCCTGCGGCGCACCCCAACGCCAACGCCCGCGGCAACGCCGGTTGAGCCGACGCGCGTCGCGGCGACGCCCACCGACGCCGCTTCCCCCGCGCCGACCGTCATGCCATCCCCAACGTCGCTGCCGCCGGCAAGCGCGCCGCTCGCACCCGCCTCCTGGACCGACCTGACCCGCTTTGCGCAGGCGCTGCGTCCCACCACGCAGGCCGACCTGGCCGCCGCGCAGCCTCCACTGCACTATCAAATGGACATTCGCCTCGATCTGGAGCAGCGCCAGATCAGCGGCCGTGCCTGGATACGCTTCACTAATAACAGCCCTGCACCCCTGACCGAAATTCCCCTGCGCCTCTACCCCAACCTGGGGCGCGCCGACACCGTCCTGCGCATCGTCGCCCTGACCATCGCCGGCGCGCCCGCGTCGCCGCGCCTGCTGGCCGAGAATTCAGCCGCCGTGGTCTCCCTGCCGCAACCGCTGGCCCCGCAAGCCACGACCGAACTTTTCCTGGAATTCGAGGCAACACTGCCCAACGAAGGCGGCGGCAACTACAGCACATTCGGCTATGCGGCTGGCGTCCTGGCCCTGGCGCAGTTCTACCCCACCGTGCCCCGCATCGGCTCGGCCGGCTGGGAATTGCAGACGCCGCCCCTCTTTGGCGACATGACCACGGCCGACCCTGGCCTGTACGATGTCTGGGTCACGGCCCCGGCCGCGCTGACCGTGGTGGCGACCGGCATCACCGTTGAAACCAAAGCCAATCCAGATGACACCAAAACCTGGTATCTCGTGGGCGGCCCGCAGCGCGAGTTCAACCTGGTAGCCAGTAACACCTTCACCCTCGCCAGCCGTCACGTCGGCGATGTCACCATCAACGCCTACTTCCCTTCAGAACATGCCAAAGGCGGCGCGGCGGCTCTCGACTGGGCCAGCCAGGCTTTCAGTATTTACCAGCAGGCCTTTGGCGCCTATCCCTACACCGAGCTAGACGTTGTCGCCACGCCCACCGACGCTGGCGGAGTGGAATACCCCGGTCTTGTCGTCATTGCCGACCGCCTCTACGACCAGTTCGATGAAGTCGGCTCCTTCTTCCAGATCGCCGTCGTGCATGAAGTGGCCCACCAGTGGTGGTACAACCTGCTCGGCAACGACCAGGTGCGCGAGCCGTGGCTGGACGAGGCCATCACCCAGTATGCCACGGTGCTCTTTTTCGAAGATCGCTACGGCGCCGACGGCCGCGCCGGCGTGCTCGAATCTTTCACCGAACGCTGGAACCGCGTCAAGGCCACCAACGACCAGCCGATTGGGCTGCCCGTCGCCAGCTACGAGGGCCGCGCCTACGGCGCCATCGTCTACGGCAAAGGCCCGCTCTTCCTGCTGGCGCTGCGGGAACAGATGGGCGACGCGGTCTTCGTCCAATTTCTCAAAGACTTCAGCGCCGCCTACCGCTGGCGCACCGCGACCGCGGATGATTTCCTCGCCACAGCCGAAACATCCTGCGCCTGCCAACTCGACGGTCTCCTTGCCGAATGGGTGTTCCCGCCCTGA